Proteins encoded together in one Streptomyces umbrinus window:
- a CDS encoding GntR family transcriptional regulator: MTPELITKTIKRRVADGTYGRGTALPAEKALAAEFGVSHWTLRQALQPLKDTGVVHAISGRGNLVPDPQATQSAARQVQGITKIIRERLADGTYAVGTWLPGTSVLAAEFDVSPNTVQAALRSLKQEKLLAALNPQGTYVIDPQHPCAPPPAAQSHHVAIAKVIRVRLRNGTYPPGSRLPTYAELASEFGAGHTTISNALQLLRKEGLVSERQRSKRVYAVRSASEHPGADRNVTGEIERIVRSRLSDGTYAVGTWLPSARTLAAEFGVCHATIREALAPLKGEKLLASLETLGTYVVDPQQPGVPPPGMTSRTVVYVGKVLRERLRDGTYPPGSRLPTNVELATEFDVGVNTISRAINPLRSEGLVLSGLHFRVCAARPACEPSGLASNATRVLDGDLKRGFDHA, translated from the coding sequence ATGACCCCCGAGCTGATCACAAAGACCATCAAGCGCCGAGTAGCCGATGGCACGTACGGCCGCGGGACGGCGTTGCCCGCGGAGAAGGCTCTGGCCGCCGAATTCGGCGTGTCCCACTGGACCCTTCGCCAGGCGCTCCAACCACTCAAGGACACGGGGGTCGTGCACGCCATCAGCGGCAGGGGAAACCTCGTCCCCGACCCGCAGGCCACGCAATCAGCCGCCCGCCAGGTTCAGGGGATCACAAAGATCATCCGGGAACGGCTGGCCGATGGCACGTACGCCGTGGGGACATGGCTGCCGGGGACGAGCGTCCTTGCTGCCGAGTTCGATGTGAGCCCCAACACGGTTCAAGCGGCCCTGAGATCGCTGAAGCAGGAGAAACTCCTCGCCGCCCTCAACCCTCAGGGAACGTACGTCATCGACCCGCAACACCCCTGCGCGCCCCCGCCAGCCGCGCAATCACACCACGTGGCCATCGCAAAGGTCATCCGGGTGCGACTACGCAACGGCACCTACCCGCCCGGCAGCCGACTGCCCACCTATGCCGAGTTGGCATCCGAGTTCGGCGCGGGCCACACCACGATCTCGAACGCCCTCCAACTGCTCAGGAAGGAAGGGCTCGTCAGCGAACGTCAGCGCAGCAAAAGGGTCTACGCAGTCCGCTCGGCTTCCGAGCACCCCGGAGCCGACAGGAACGTCACCGGGGAGATCGAGCGGATCGTCCGTTCGCGGCTCAGCGACGGCACGTATGCCGTCGGGACGTGGCTGCCGTCAGCGAGGACCCTTGCCGCCGAGTTCGGGGTGTGTCACGCCACCATCCGCGAGGCCCTGGCACCACTGAAGGGGGAGAAGCTCCTGGCCTCGCTCGAAACGCTGGGGACGTACGTCGTCGACCCGCAACAGCCCGGGGTTCCGCCGCCCGGCATGACGTCGCGCACCGTGGTGTACGTCGGGAAGGTACTCCGGGAGCGGCTGCGTGATGGCACCTATCCGCCCGGCAGCCGGCTGCCCACCAATGTGGAACTGGCCACCGAGTTCGATGTGGGGGTCAACACGATTTCGAGGGCAATCAACCCGCTCAGGAGCGAGGGGCTCGTCCTCAGCGGGCTGCATTTCAGGGTCTGCGCAGCCAGGCCGGCCTGCGAGCCCTCTGGCCTCGCAAGCAACGCCACCCGCGTCCTGGACGGGGACCTGAAACGGGGGTTCGACCATGCGTGA
- a CDS encoding tetratricopeptide repeat protein, producing MAGNITNGTSVQAHTISQVHVHEAGFTAPTPRQLLPDPGAWTDRTDDLASLTAGLDRMAPDTVRVIAISGPGGVGKTTLAGRFLRQHHERFPGGALYADLRGYAPGRRASTAEILTRFLHATRPGIRATTSEELGAWWRSVTAANPDRPVCVLLDNATDAHQVKALLPGGPGHLVVTTSHEPLADLAGHGAVLHRLSPFDAQASLAYLSLVLGADRIAGDRRAAARIASLCGGLPLALTVAVNTLAGRPERALGELTTALCGTHSTVHTDRPVLDRQEAAMTAAFDTRYAALPTTAAAVYRRLGHLFVLDVDAALTAAVSGLTRQAAAEVLQVLCAAQLIEARPAPDTAARGPVYQFHDKAREHARRLFTQEAASGEPARVLRQALGFYLYTATRAERRAAPNHRLLDRDYLYPPQEPLEFADAEGALGWLKAQRDNLRAAIEAAVPARIDSMVWQLTHTLWPLLRATHDYDLWDATHRLALGAARRCGNAIAELEILATWAIGLRSAGQHADALEAFEQLLHLARTACDARAEAHALHELGATHLAAQRPHVAERFLRQAREHRARLVTAAKASGDEDDLITFQRSVAITGMCLGDALTQLNQAAPAVEILADACQTLTNLRDRLDAARATALYGYALTLDGDPDTGEEYGRWAVDECDRIGPPRSQARSRELLGQSLQTTRRRGEAAALYAVALSIYERVSPSDADRVRQRLLDLG from the coding sequence GTGGCGGGGAACATCACGAACGGGACCAGTGTGCAGGCTCACACCATCAGCCAGGTCCATGTCCACGAGGCGGGGTTCACTGCGCCCACGCCCCGACAGCTCCTGCCCGACCCCGGCGCGTGGACGGACCGGACCGACGACCTGGCCAGCCTGACAGCCGGGTTGGACCGTATGGCCCCGGACACCGTGCGCGTCATCGCGATCAGCGGACCCGGCGGCGTCGGCAAGACCACGCTCGCCGGCCGGTTCCTGCGCCAGCATCACGAACGGTTCCCCGGCGGAGCGCTGTACGCCGATCTCCGCGGCTACGCGCCCGGGCGCCGCGCCTCCACCGCCGAGATACTCACCCGGTTCCTGCACGCCACGCGGCCCGGCATCCGCGCCACCACATCCGAGGAACTCGGCGCGTGGTGGCGCTCGGTGACCGCAGCCAACCCCGACCGGCCCGTGTGCGTCCTGCTGGACAACGCGACCGACGCCCACCAGGTCAAAGCGCTGCTGCCCGGTGGCCCCGGCCACCTTGTCGTCACCACGAGCCATGAGCCCCTGGCGGACCTCGCCGGCCACGGGGCGGTACTCCACCGACTGTCCCCCTTCGATGCACAAGCCTCGCTCGCGTACCTTTCGCTGGTCCTGGGCGCCGATCGGATCGCCGGTGACCGCCGGGCTGCTGCCCGGATCGCAAGTCTGTGCGGCGGGCTTCCGTTGGCCCTGACCGTGGCCGTCAACACCCTGGCCGGCCGCCCGGAGCGGGCACTTGGCGAGCTGACCACTGCACTGTGCGGCACGCACAGCACCGTGCACACCGACCGACCCGTCCTCGACCGCCAGGAGGCGGCTATGACTGCGGCCTTCGACACCCGCTACGCGGCGCTGCCCACCACCGCCGCCGCCGTGTACCGGCGGCTGGGCCATCTGTTCGTTCTGGACGTCGACGCCGCGCTGACCGCGGCCGTGTCCGGGCTGACCCGGCAGGCCGCCGCCGAGGTCCTGCAGGTACTGTGCGCCGCGCAACTGATCGAAGCCCGCCCCGCCCCGGACACCGCAGCGCGAGGCCCGGTCTACCAGTTCCACGACAAAGCCCGTGAACACGCCCGCCGCCTCTTCACCCAGGAGGCGGCATCTGGCGAGCCCGCACGAGTGCTGCGACAGGCCCTGGGCTTCTATCTGTACACGGCTACCCGAGCCGAGCGCCGCGCTGCCCCCAACCACCGTCTCCTTGACCGGGACTACCTCTACCCGCCCCAGGAACCACTCGAATTCGCTGATGCCGAGGGCGCGCTGGGGTGGCTGAAGGCTCAGCGGGACAACCTTCGAGCCGCGATCGAGGCGGCAGTCCCCGCCAGAATCGACTCGATGGTGTGGCAGCTCACGCATACGCTCTGGCCGCTGCTGCGCGCCACCCACGACTACGACCTGTGGGACGCGACCCACCGACTCGCCCTCGGTGCGGCCCGCCGCTGCGGAAACGCCATTGCCGAACTGGAGATCCTCGCGACCTGGGCGATCGGCCTGCGCAGCGCCGGCCAGCACGCTGACGCCCTTGAAGCCTTCGAGCAGCTCCTTCACCTGGCTCGGACTGCCTGCGACGCCCGTGCCGAGGCGCACGCCCTGCACGAGCTGGGCGCCACCCACCTTGCGGCCCAGCGCCCGCACGTGGCGGAACGCTTCCTGCGTCAGGCGCGCGAGCACCGCGCCCGGCTCGTCACCGCTGCCAAGGCCAGCGGTGACGAGGACGACCTGATCACGTTCCAGCGCAGCGTGGCCATCACCGGCATGTGCCTGGGCGACGCCCTGACTCAGCTCAACCAAGCCGCCCCCGCGGTCGAGATCCTCGCCGACGCCTGCCAGACGCTGACCAACTTGCGGGACCGTCTCGACGCGGCGCGGGCCACGGCCTTGTACGGCTACGCCCTCACGCTCGACGGCGACCCCGACACGGGCGAGGAGTACGGACGGTGGGCCGTCGATGAGTGCGACCGCATTGGCCCGCCCCGCTCGCAGGCACGCAGCCGTGAGCTGCTCGGCCAGAGCCTCCAGACCACTCGCCGCCGCGGGGAGGCTGCGGCTCTCTACGCCGTCGCGCTGAGCATCTACGAACGCGTCAGCCCGAGCGACGCAGACCGCGTACGCCAGCGGCTGCTCGACCTCGGTTGA
- a CDS encoding SAM-dependent methyltransferase, giving the protein MNSPVNPRHQIDSTVPHSARIWNYWLGGKDNYPVDQEAGDAYRAIAPNIETMALESRQFLIRAVTWAASVKGVRQFLDIGTGLPTEDNTHQVAQRVAPTSRIVYVDNDPLVLSHAAALLKSTPEGLTDYIEADLHEPEQILEGAGKILDFNRPVALMLMGILGHIRDFEEAQKIAHRLQKALPPGSYFVHYDGIDTDAELRKAQQGYNNTGAVPYVLRSPGQLAAYYKGLELIGPGIVSCPLWRPEPGTTPQPTDVYGGIGRKL; this is encoded by the coding sequence TTGAACAGTCCGGTCAACCCACGGCACCAGATCGACTCCACGGTGCCGCACTCGGCCCGTATCTGGAACTACTGGCTGGGCGGTAAGGACAATTACCCCGTCGACCAGGAGGCGGGCGACGCCTACCGTGCGATCGCTCCCAACATTGAGACGATGGCCCTTGAGTCCCGCCAGTTCCTGATCCGCGCAGTGACATGGGCCGCGTCCGTGAAGGGCGTCCGCCAGTTCCTGGACATTGGCACCGGCCTGCCGACGGAAGACAACACCCACCAGGTCGCCCAGCGCGTGGCGCCCACGTCGCGCATCGTCTACGTGGACAACGACCCGCTCGTCCTGAGCCACGCCGCGGCCCTCCTCAAAAGCACCCCCGAGGGCCTCACCGACTACATCGAGGCGGACCTGCACGAACCCGAACAGATCCTGGAAGGGGCCGGCAAGATCCTGGACTTCAACAGGCCTGTTGCGCTGATGCTCATGGGCATCCTTGGCCATATCCGGGACTTCGAAGAGGCTCAGAAGATCGCTCATCGCCTCCAGAAGGCCCTGCCACCGGGCAGCTACTTCGTGCACTACGACGGCATCGACACCGACGCCGAACTCAGAAAGGCCCAGCAGGGCTATAACAACACCGGGGCCGTCCCGTACGTGCTGCGCAGCCCCGGGCAGCTCGCTGCCTACTACAAAGGCCTAGAGCTGATCGGTCCCGGCATCGTGTCCTGCCCGCTGTGGCGCCCCGAGCCGGGCACCACGCCTCAGCCGACGGACGTCTACGGCGGTATCGGCCGCAAGCTGTAA
- a CDS encoding tetratricopeptide repeat protein has protein sequence MTNEISAAVQSAVVIQAGQIQGGIHLPALRTPRPVPRQLPLAPRHFTDRSTEREALDAVRVGGTDVVVLSGIAGVGKSALAVQWLHGQDAYPDGQLYANLSGRDGPVRPESVLQQWLHALGVEAFPADLHELTSVWRSVTAGRSVACLLDSARTADQVRPLLPAGSPSMTLVTSQRSLWELAVDGADLHQIGPFPTGAGVDLLARFAGEDRVAAEPDAAEQLVRVCGHLALPLVLAGARLRSRPHRRLSSLVDPLTPTTNARPHPEDFARMATTAALNKAYGDLEADAQRLYRQLAILPVEDIDPDMAAAVASIPLATAGYLLDTLTDEHLLEELAGDEARPTRYRMGESQRDHARYLALHHDRDEARDDALQRLCAWMLAIATQVQLRLSPAQATLRLKQGLVPEGVPERLPFDDDPGALAWLASHQRNLPGIVRAARDHEWHEAAWQQVDAVWPLLHRRHPYDLWVELHELGVASARQADNPAAVRQMLLSGAIGLSQADRWSTAIHWYTDALREARAPSTAHDKDDAVRDEGQALLGLGACYHDTGEHQKAIPLLTEAIQLWTACDYPRGVALATIVLGEIATAQSDRAQALALFTRARDGLLAVGDQYDADRALAFHGHALTLNGDVDAGIRELTEAVEKLGAHGSTRMCARALDMLAGAHHGHGNLDAARRRYRQAADLMATIRPAYAEHLRQRELAL, from the coding sequence ATGACCAATGAGATCAGCGCGGCCGTCCAGAGTGCGGTGGTGATCCAGGCCGGCCAGATCCAGGGCGGCATCCACCTCCCGGCCCTGCGCACGCCGCGCCCGGTGCCACGTCAACTGCCCCTCGCACCTCGGCACTTCACCGACCGGTCGACGGAGAGGGAGGCACTGGACGCTGTCCGTGTGGGAGGCACCGACGTCGTCGTGCTCAGCGGGATCGCTGGGGTCGGCAAAAGTGCGCTCGCCGTCCAGTGGCTCCATGGCCAGGACGCATATCCGGACGGTCAGCTGTACGCCAACCTGAGCGGACGGGACGGGCCGGTCAGACCGGAGAGTGTTCTCCAGCAGTGGCTGCACGCACTCGGTGTAGAAGCCTTCCCGGCAGATCTCCACGAACTGACCTCGGTGTGGCGCTCGGTCACCGCCGGCCGCTCGGTCGCGTGTCTGCTCGACAGCGCCCGGACGGCCGACCAGGTGCGGCCTCTGCTGCCGGCCGGGTCCCCGAGCATGACCCTGGTGACCAGCCAGCGCTCTCTGTGGGAACTGGCCGTGGACGGCGCCGACCTCCATCAGATCGGCCCGTTCCCGACCGGAGCGGGCGTAGACCTGCTGGCCCGCTTCGCGGGTGAGGATCGCGTCGCGGCCGAGCCCGACGCCGCCGAGCAGCTCGTACGCGTCTGCGGTCATCTCGCCCTGCCTCTCGTACTGGCCGGCGCGCGCCTTCGCTCTCGCCCCCATCGGCGCCTTTCGTCCCTCGTGGACCCCCTCACTCCCACCACCAACGCCCGCCCACACCCCGAGGACTTCGCCCGGATGGCCACCACCGCAGCCCTGAACAAGGCATACGGCGACCTGGAAGCAGACGCACAGCGCCTCTACCGCCAGCTCGCCATACTGCCCGTCGAGGACATCGACCCCGACATGGCCGCCGCGGTCGCCTCCATACCCCTGGCGACCGCGGGGTACCTGCTGGACACGCTGACCGACGAACACCTGCTGGAAGAACTCGCAGGCGATGAGGCACGGCCCACGCGCTATCGGATGGGCGAATCCCAGCGCGACCACGCCCGGTACTTGGCCCTTCACCACGATAGGGACGAGGCGCGGGACGATGCCCTGCAACGGCTGTGCGCGTGGATGCTGGCGATAGCCACCCAGGTACAGCTGCGGCTCAGCCCCGCCCAGGCCACTCTCCGCCTCAAGCAGGGCCTGGTGCCGGAGGGCGTGCCAGAGCGCCTCCCTTTCGATGACGATCCAGGGGCATTGGCGTGGCTCGCGTCCCATCAGCGAAATCTCCCCGGCATCGTGCGGGCGGCCCGGGACCACGAATGGCATGAGGCTGCCTGGCAGCAGGTCGACGCCGTCTGGCCGCTCCTGCACCGCCGACACCCCTACGACCTGTGGGTAGAGCTCCACGAGCTCGGCGTCGCGTCAGCCCGGCAGGCCGACAACCCGGCCGCAGTGCGCCAGATGCTCCTGTCCGGTGCCATCGGCCTCAGCCAGGCCGACCGCTGGAGCACCGCCATCCACTGGTACACCGACGCCCTGCGCGAAGCCCGCGCCCCCAGCACCGCGCACGACAAGGACGACGCCGTACGCGACGAGGGACAGGCACTGTTGGGGCTCGGCGCGTGCTACCACGACACCGGGGAGCACCAGAAAGCCATCCCCCTCCTCACCGAGGCGATCCAGCTCTGGACCGCCTGCGACTACCCGCGCGGGGTCGCCCTGGCCACGATCGTCCTCGGCGAGATCGCCACCGCCCAGAGCGACCGCGCCCAGGCCCTGGCGTTGTTCACCCGCGCCCGGGACGGGCTCCTCGCGGTCGGGGATCAGTACGACGCTGACCGAGCCCTGGCCTTCCACGGCCACGCTCTCACGCTGAACGGCGACGTCGACGCCGGCATCCGCGAGCTGACGGAGGCCGTGGAGAAGCTGGGTGCCCATGGCAGCACGCGGATGTGCGCCCGGGCCCTCGACATGCTCGCGGGGGCCCACCACGGGCACGGCAATCTCGATGCCGCCCGCCGGCGTTACCGGCAGGCCGCCGATCTGATGGCCACGATCCGCCCTGCCTACGCCGAGCACCTCCGGCAGCGGGAACTGGCCCTGTGA
- a CDS encoding GntR family transcriptional regulator: protein MTHPPTPAAGLAHADLTQQPQDPPQTTGEEHLSTVIQGRLADGTYGPGTVLPTARVLSCEFGISEGGVHQALRPFVNTGVLHFRPQCGYVAVERQAPPPALNGAQKVGQVLEERLRNSTYPVGTWLPPLAALAAEFGVAVRTVHAAMTPLKRDKLVAAATSPPGLYVIDPHHPGAPPPGKTPRHAAHIERVLRERLLEGICPPGSRLPTNGELAAEFGVSPNTISKAVKPLRQQGLVVQGPDLRLYAAQHPARPGGLPVPTLTRPRTCGARVPVSEALRTQAHADRPSVPGIARSSIMCVLAEHSRDGHWGIARQFDIPQAGAIWATWTDDEVPRCLAKETCPRTGPTPQDTCALFSDHPGICSFSLDATLAENPRRAGRISAALKILASCESHDQQTVHAAAHDATLLTWDELRAGIWTFLPDSDQAAVYRLLSRTDSVRTMTPHAVMSHASDITEVTRLWSPSSPCRLTHGEMAEAHLKILEELPAQWQAVVLGGQRSPDSASRRTPLDEALRASSQQAHAGQAPPPAGRNWEVDWDRQQDRETGARMAASLARLPRGWRVDAMRRMAAGTDALTAVTDAVLAINILRGFGLRLA, encoded by the coding sequence TTGACTCACCCTCCGACACCCGCAGCGGGACTCGCCCATGCCGACCTCACCCAGCAGCCACAGGACCCGCCGCAGACCACGGGTGAGGAGCATCTCAGTACGGTCATACAGGGCCGGCTGGCCGATGGCACGTACGGCCCCGGGACAGTACTGCCCACGGCACGGGTCCTCTCCTGCGAATTCGGTATATCCGAGGGGGGCGTCCACCAGGCGCTGCGGCCCTTTGTGAACACAGGCGTTCTGCACTTCAGACCGCAGTGTGGATACGTTGCGGTCGAACGGCAGGCACCGCCACCAGCCCTCAACGGGGCCCAGAAGGTCGGGCAGGTCCTCGAAGAACGGCTGCGCAATTCCACATATCCCGTGGGGACGTGGCTGCCGCCGCTGGCGGCCCTGGCTGCGGAATTCGGAGTGGCCGTCAGGACGGTCCACGCCGCCATGACACCGCTGAAGCGGGACAAGCTCGTCGCCGCGGCCACCAGCCCGCCGGGGCTGTACGTCATCGACCCGCACCACCCCGGGGCGCCTCCGCCCGGGAAGACGCCGCGGCACGCCGCCCACATTGAGCGGGTCCTCCGGGAGCGGCTGCTTGAAGGCATCTGTCCGCCCGGCAGTCGGCTGCCCACCAATGGTGAGCTGGCCGCCGAGTTCGGGGTGAGCCCCAACACGATCTCGAAGGCAGTCAAGCCGCTCCGGCAACAGGGCCTCGTCGTCCAAGGGCCGGATCTCAGGTTGTACGCCGCCCAACATCCAGCACGTCCGGGAGGACTCCCTGTGCCGACGCTGACACGTCCGCGCACATGCGGCGCGCGCGTCCCTGTCTCCGAGGCCCTCCGGACCCAGGCTCACGCCGACCGGCCCAGCGTCCCGGGGATCGCCCGCTCCTCCATCATGTGCGTCCTCGCCGAACACAGCCGGGACGGTCACTGGGGCATCGCCCGGCAGTTCGACATCCCGCAGGCCGGAGCCATTTGGGCCACCTGGACCGACGACGAAGTGCCCCGCTGCCTGGCCAAGGAGACCTGCCCCAGGACCGGGCCGACGCCACAGGACACATGCGCCCTGTTCTCTGACCACCCCGGCATCTGTTCCTTCTCACTCGACGCCACCCTGGCAGAAAACCCCCGTCGGGCGGGACGCATCAGCGCCGCCCTGAAAATACTGGCAAGCTGCGAAAGCCACGACCAGCAGACGGTGCACGCCGCCGCCCACGACGCGACGCTGCTGACCTGGGACGAGCTTCGCGCCGGCATCTGGACGTTCCTGCCGGACAGCGACCAGGCCGCGGTGTACCGACTCCTGAGCCGCACCGACTCGGTACGGACGATGACGCCACACGCCGTGATGAGTCACGCGAGCGACATCACCGAAGTGACACGGCTGTGGTCGCCGTCGTCCCCATGCCGTCTCACGCACGGGGAGATGGCCGAGGCTCACCTGAAAATCCTCGAAGAGCTCCCCGCGCAGTGGCAAGCGGTAGTCCTGGGCGGCCAGCGCTCCCCGGATAGCGCTTCTCGACGAACACCGCTCGACGAGGCACTGCGAGCATCGTCCCAGCAGGCCCATGCGGGGCAGGCGCCACCACCAGCCGGACGGAACTGGGAGGTCGACTGGGACCGTCAGCAGGACCGTGAGACCGGGGCCCGCATGGCTGCCAGCCTCGCACGACTGCCACGCGGATGGCGGGTGGATGCAATGCGCCGCATGGCAGCCGGTACGGACGCGCTCACCGCCGTGACCGATGCCGTCCTGGCGATCAATATCCTCCGCGGCTTCGGCCTCCGTCTCGCATGA